From the genome of Nocardia mangyaensis:
GCGCCACGGCACAGTTCATCCCACAGGAACCAGAAGCGGTCCTGGCCGGGGGTGCCGAACAGGTACAGCACCAGGTCCCGGTCGATGGTGATGCGGCCGAAGTCCAGCGCGACGGTGGTCGTGGACTTCTGCTCCACCCCCGACAGGTCGTCGACACCGGTGCTGACCTCGGTGATCAGCTCCTCGGTGCGCAGCGGCGCGATCTCGCTGATCGAGGAGACCATGGTGGTCTTGCCGACGCCGAAGCCGCCGGCGATGAGGATCTTCACCGAGGCGGCGAGGTGCTGTCCGCCTGATGATGTGGGGTCAAAGTTTTCGGATGCCATCCAGAACCGCTCGCAATATGTTGAGGTCACCGGTACCGGCCTCGGCCTGTACCGGAGCCCGGAAGATGAGGTGGCCCTCGCCGATGAGATCACCGACGAGGATCTTGGTCACCGCCAGAGGAAGTTTCAGCACGGCCGAGACCTCGGCCACCGACTGCGGACGCTTGCACAGCCGTGCGATCGTCGCGTACTCGGGTTCCGGGCGCCGCAAGGTGGGGGCGGGATGCACCGCCACCACCACCGTGAGCATGTCCAGGTCGTGCGCGGCGCCCATGGTGCGCCCGCGGGTCACCGCGTACGGCCGGACCAGAGGTCCGGCCGCGTCGTCGAACCACGGATCGCCGAGTCGAGTCATGGTGACGCTTCCTATAGCTCCGCAAGGCCGTGCCGCGGTTCGGTCGACAGATAGCTGCCGACCCGCTGCACGGTGAGATTCATTTCGTAGGCGACCATGCCGAGATTGGCCGACTCGGTGGCCTGCAGTGCCAGGCAGGCGTTCTCGCCCGCCGAGGTGACGAACAGGACCGCGCGATCGAGTTCGATCACCGCCTGGCGCACGCCGCCGCCGTCGAACCGGTTGCCCGCGCTGCGGGCCAGCCCGTAGAGGGTCGACGACATGGCGGCGAAGTGCTCGGCATCCTCACGCTTCATCTGCGAGGACCGTCCGAGCAGCAGCCCGTCGGTGGACAGCACGACCGCGTAGCGGACCCCCGCCAGCCGATCGACGAGATCGTCGAGCAGCCAGTTGAGATCGCCTGAGTGCGAAGTATTCACCTCAGCCTTCCTGTTCGTCCTGATTCGATGTGGTCAGTGGTTTGCGACCCTGCCGGGTGCCGTTCTCGATCGCGGACATGATGTCGCGCGCCTGCTCGGCCGAGCGGGGTCGCTCCGAGGTGGCTGGTGCCTCGGCGGCGGGCTCGGTGAGCTCGGGCGCGAGGTTGGTCTGCCGGTTGCGGCGCGGCAGCGCGGGCCGCTCGTCGGTGTCGTGCTTGCGCATCGTGGGCACTTCGGGCGCGGGCGCCACCGGACGCGGGGTCGGGATCGGATCGGCGACCAGCGTGGCCACCGGGGCGGGTGCCGACTCGATGGCCGCGACCGATGCGGTCTCCGCCGGCACGGGCAGCCCGCGGCGCATCGGTCCGGTCATCGCGGGCGGCAGGTTCGCGGGATCGGTGTCGCCGGCGAGCAGTTGCTGCGGGATCAGCACGATGGCGCGGGTGCCGCCGTAGTCGGATTCGCTCAGCCGCACCGACACACCGTGCGCGGTGGACAGCCGCGCGACCACGAACAGACCGAGGCGCGAATCCGAGGACAGCGTGCCGACACCGAAGTCCGGCGGATCGGCCAGCATGTCGTTGTAGCGGGCCAGGTCCTCGTCGCTCATGCCCATGCCCTGGTCGGTGATCTCGATGACCACGCCCTTGCCGACGATGTTGCCGCCCGCCTCCACCCGCGACTGCGGCGGGGAGAACGCGGTGGCGTTGTCGACGAGCTCGGCGAGCAGGTGCACGAGGTCGGCCACGACGGTGCCGACGACATTGACCTCGGGCAGCTTGGTGACCCGCACCCTGGCGTAGTCGAGCGTCTCGCCGATGGCGCTGCGTACGACGTCCATCACCGGAATCGGGTTGCGCCACTGGCGACCGGGACGGCCGCCGCCGAGGATGATCAGATTCTCGGCGTTGCGGCGTTCGCGGGTGGCCAGGTGGTCGAGTCGGAACAGCGTCTCGAGCAGCGCCGGATCCTCTTGGCGGCGCTCGGCCTCGTCGAGGATCTCGAGCTGGCGGTGCACCACGATCTGGCTGCGGTGGGCGATGTTGAGGAACACCGCGCGCACACCCTCGCGGGTACGGGCCTCGTCGACCGCGGCCTTGATCGCGGCCGAGGCGGCGTGTTCGAAAGCCTGGGCGACCTGGCCGATTTCGTCCTTGCCGAAGTCCAGCGACGGAGTGGTGTCGGCGGGGTCGACCTCGCCGCCCTCACGCAGCACGCGCATGGTGGCGGGCAGCTGCTCGTCGGCGAGCTTGAGCGTCTCGGTCCGCAGTCGGCGCAGCCGGCGGATGATCCGGTTGGCCAGGACCACGGCGACCAGGAAGACCAGCACACTGAGCGCGAGAACACCACCACCGGCCAGCGCCGCGTTCACCTCGGCCTGCCGGGCGGTGTCCTGGGCCAGCTTCTGGACGTGGCGGTTGTGCGCACCGTAGGCGTCGAGCAGGCCGCGGTTGACCTCGGCGGCGGCGCTCTGCCACTCCGGCGTCGACAGCGGCAGCTCGTCGGTGGTGGTGGTGGTCGTCCTGCTGGTCGACCCGGTGGTCTGGGTGGAGGCGGGCCTGGCGAAGCGCTGGACCAGCGCCGATTCCATGTCGGCGAGCTGCTGCCAGATCGGCGAGCTGGTCAGCGCGAGAATGCCGGTGCGCTGGGCTTCGTCGAGTTCGGCGGAGACATTCGTGATCTCGGTGCGGTAGAAGCCGCTCTGGCGGATGAACTCGTCGAGCGGGATCGTGGTCGGGCCGTCCGCGGACACCATCGCCAGACCGAGGGCATTGCTGCGCGACATCGCCTCGGCGGCGTTGAGTAGGCGCATGCCCTCGCCGACGCCGGAGGCGACGACCGCGTCGGGGGCGGCGCGCTCGGCGACCTTGGTGCCCTGGGTGAACACGTCGAGCATCGCGTTGTAGAAGGTGTAGGCGTCGGAGGCCGGCAGCATTCCGGCGTCGGCGCCACCGCGGACACCGGCCAGATGCGTGCCGAGGGTGTTGAATCCGCCCTTGTCGTCGCCGATGTTGGAATCGTCGACCTGGCGAATGCCTTCGGAGATCTCGATCAGGCCGCGGAAGGCGGCGTCGAGCCGGGCGCGCGCGGGCGGGAGCGCGGCCATCACGGTCTCGTCACCGGCCAGATGCGCCAGCGTGAGCTGGCGTTCGGATTGGACCGCTTCGATCAGCTCGCGGGTGTAGGGCACCGCCGCCTGCATCTCCGCCGCCCAGGTCTTGGCCTTGTTGCTCTCGTCGACCAGGTAGCCCGCCGTACCGACGCCGACCACCACCAGGGTCAGACTGGGGATGAGAGCGATCGCCAGAATC
Proteins encoded in this window:
- a CDS encoding DUF742 domain-containing protein, with the protein product MTRLGDPWFDDAAGPLVRPYAVTRGRTMGAAHDLDMLTVVVAVHPAPTLRRPEPEYATIARLCKRPQSVAEVSAVLKLPLAVTKILVGDLIGEGHLIFRAPVQAEAGTGDLNILRAVLDGIRKL
- a CDS encoding nitrate- and nitrite sensing domain-containing protein — translated: MFLARLGVRTRILAIALIPSLTLVVVGVGTAGYLVDESNKAKTWAAEMQAAVPYTRELIEAVQSERQLTLAHLAGDETVMAALPPARARLDAAFRGLIEISEGIRQVDDSNIGDDKGGFNTLGTHLAGVRGGADAGMLPASDAYTFYNAMLDVFTQGTKVAERAAPDAVVASGVGEGMRLLNAAEAMSRSNALGLAMVSADGPTTIPLDEFIRQSGFYRTEITNVSAELDEAQRTGILALTSSPIWQQLADMESALVQRFARPASTQTTGSTSRTTTTTTDELPLSTPEWQSAAAEVNRGLLDAYGAHNRHVQKLAQDTARQAEVNAALAGGGVLALSVLVFLVAVVLANRIIRRLRRLRTETLKLADEQLPATMRVLREGGEVDPADTTPSLDFGKDEIGQVAQAFEHAASAAIKAAVDEARTREGVRAVFLNIAHRSQIVVHRQLEILDEAERRQEDPALLETLFRLDHLATRERRNAENLIILGGGRPGRQWRNPIPVMDVVRSAIGETLDYARVRVTKLPEVNVVGTVVADLVHLLAELVDNATAFSPPQSRVEAGGNIVGKGVVIEITDQGMGMSDEDLARYNDMLADPPDFGVGTLSSDSRLGLFVVARLSTAHGVSVRLSESDYGGTRAIVLIPQQLLAGDTDPANLPPAMTGPMRRGLPVPAETASVAAIESAPAPVATLVADPIPTPRPVAPAPEVPTMRKHDTDERPALPRRNRQTNLAPELTEPAAEAPATSERPRSAEQARDIMSAIENGTRQGRKPLTTSNQDEQEG
- a CDS encoding roadblock/LC7 domain-containing protein, whose product is MNTSHSGDLNWLLDDLVDRLAGVRYAVVLSTDGLLLGRSSQMKREDAEHFAAMSSTLYGLARSAGNRFDGGGVRQAVIELDRAVLFVTSAGENACLALQATESANLGMVAYEMNLTVQRVGSYLSTEPRHGLAEL
- a CDS encoding GTP-binding protein, yielding MASENFDPTSSGGQHLAASVKILIAGGFGVGKTTMVSSISEIAPLRTEELITEVSTGVDDLSGVEQKSTTTVALDFGRITIDRDLVLYLFGTPGQDRFWFLWDELCRGALGAIVLADTRRLSNSFAAVDFFERRDLPFLIAVNCFDGAPRYTVDEVRDALDLDPNTPVILCDARDRPSAKAVLTHLVEYLINRATRTPVTT